The following is a genomic window from Candidatus Xiphinematobacter sp. Idaho Grape.
CGTAAATCACCAAGGAGTCTCCCAAAGAGAGGCCTCTCCTCTTCTGGCGTCTCTTTTAGCAACCGGTTTAAAAGAGCAAAAGATCCAGAACGCCCAAATACCCTAGTACGAATCTCATTTAGAGCAGAGACACTTTCTGCAGCAGCGATTTCTTCTAGAGCCTTTCCTTGAACTCTCTTAATCTGGGACTTCACCTAGCAGCACAAACTCTTTTAGCATCTAGTGCAGCTTTCACCTTCTGAAAGACTAGCTTAAAAACTGGAAGGTCTGCTATGGCCAAATCTGAGAGTACCTTACGGTCTAACACGATACCAGCGACTTTTAATCCTTCAACAAACCGACTGTAGGTAATTCCTTCGGCACGCGTCGCGGCGTTGAGACGCTGGATCCAGAGACAGCGGAAGTTACGCTTGCGCGTTTTTCGATCACGGTAGGACCATACCCTAGCCTTTATTTGGGCATCTTTCGCATAGCGAAATAATTTGCTTCTACGCCCTCGATACCCTTTGGAAGCCTTGATCATTCTCTTACGCCGCCGTCGGCTGGCGGGTGCATTAGTTGCTCTCGACATGTAAACTTCGTCTTTTTGACTGTTAACGGAGCTGGTCTTGTTAACAAAGCAAACCCTAGGCCTTATCCGGCTCCTTACAATGTTACACCCCCATTGATGGGGTCTCTCATAAGCCCTAGGACTGAAACTAACAAACTAACTAAATGGGAGAGATTGCTTAATCCGTGACACATCAGAACTGTGAACCATTATCCCTCTTGCAAGCCTGCGCTTGCGTTTCGCAGACTTACATTCAAGAAGGTGACGGCGACAGGCCTGCGCGCGCTTTATCTTGCCAGTAGCAGTAAGCTTAAACCTCTTGGCAACAGTCTTCCTGGTCTTACTATTTGCAGTGGACATCGACGTTAGCAATGGCTGGTCTTTTTAGCAAATTCCGCGCAACACAGAATTAAAAACATTTCATATCAAATTCCATTCTCCCGCTCTCTCCGTGTTTCCTCCTCAGGAGGAGAACCCAGGAGGTTCCAGGCAACATTTTCACATGTGCGACAGACCCTTCAAGAAAATGCTACAAAGCGCACCTGACACTCGTGGAGAACGGGGTCTTATCTAGGCCAACGTACCCCCACACAGTCTCTAGAGCTCTACCAACTCTTTCTATTCTGGAAAATTCGGTTAATTTGATTGTTATAGAGGAAACTTAGTCAATTTAATAAATGTTGATACAATCCATTACAGGTGCACAAGCCCTGACGGGAAAGCAGACAGTTTTCTTCCATATCGATCTGGCCCAACTTCCACACACCCTGTAACTGGTCTATTGATGAAAGGCGCACATACAACACCCACCTACTGTCGTCAGTGGAGGCTGGCTCCATCGGAAGGGCCACCCTATTTGGTTTGCATTCTTCTCGCAACTATAAACTTAGGGTTTAGATTCTCCATGCTCCGATTAGGGATCTTCTTTCTTCTGAAAGAGGGGAACTTTTGTGTGATAGGAGTGTTTCTTCTCAATGCTGCTCCTTAGTCTACACTCCGCTCGCCTCTGTATTCTATGGAAGATCCAAGGTTTAAAAAAATACTTTTTTGGGTAGGGACCTGGCATATCCTTCTGTTAGGGGCCCTCTTTCTATTAAATCGAGCTTACACTTCTCAGCAAACTGAAAAGGTTACATGGATGGATGGCAGCTCCTTGATCCAGATTAATACCCCTAAACCGGCTACCCCTAAACCGGCTACCCCTAAACCGGCTACCCCTAAACCGGCTACCCCTAAACCGGCTACCCCTAAACCGGCTACCCCTAAACCGGCTACCCCTAAACCGGCTACCCCTAAACCGGCTACCCCTAAACCGGCTACCCCTAAACCGGCTACCCCTAAACCGGCTACCCCTAAAAGCCTGGCGTTTGCT
Proteins encoded in this region:
- the rplT gene encoding 50S ribosomal protein L20, with the translated sequence MSRATNAPASRRRRKRMIKASKGYRGRRSKLFRYAKDAQIKARVWSYRDRKTRKRNFRCLWIQRLNAATRAEGITYSRFVEGLKVAGIVLDRKVLSDLAIADLPVFKLVFQKVKAALDAKRVCAAR
- the rpmI gene encoding 50S ribosomal protein L35; the protein is MSTANSKTRKTVAKRFKLTATGKIKRAQACRRHLLECKSAKRKRRLARGIMVHSSDVSRIKQSLPFS
- a CDS encoding pentapeptide repeat-containing protein, whose product is MDNLVILGVVVSIEDVWTSKRQAFRGSRFRGSRFRGSRFRGSRFRGSRFRGSRFRGSRFRGSRFRGSRFRGSRFRGSRFRGSRFRGINLDQGAAIHPCNLFSLLRSVSSI